In the genome of Trichocoleus sp., the window CAGAGATAGTCTTCCACCGCATTATCAAGCGTTATTTGACTCTTTAGCTAGAGAATCGGACGATCACACGATAGTGATGCCGTTTGAGCTTTGGCGAGAAGCGTTTCTCAATGATGCTGACCTCGAACTGGCTCGATCCAGTTACGAACGATTATCACCTGAACCGTATCAGCCGTGGATTGACAAGTTGGACTTGAAGCAGTTTTACCCGCTGCCTATTCCTAAAAGTTACCTCTACTGTACAGACGATAATGTCCTTCCTCAAGGCGAACAGTGGGGTTGGCATCCGAGAATGTCTAAATTCACTCACACGGTAAAACTCTGAGGTATCTAGAACATTCACAATTACAGGAGATTCAAATGACAATTTCAACTCAAACATCTTCAACTCTAGGCTCAAATCCTCTGAGTTCGATGCAAATCGATCATGTTTGCTTGAATGTACCAAACTATGAGGAAACGCTTCAGTGGTATCAAGAAAAGCTAGATGCGACAATCGAACATGAATGGACAGTAGGCGTTTTCCCAGATCTGAAATTGGCTTATCTCAGTGTATATGGCTTTCGCATCGAAATTATTGGCTCTACTCAGTCACAATTAGGAATGCCGATCGCGACTAATCTTGGTGAGGGATTAAGGACAACAGGCATCGGACATTTTTGTTTTCGAGTTCAAGATGTCGATGCAGTTCTTGCTGAATTAAATCGACGTGGTGTGAAAACATTTCTCGAACTCGCAAGCTTTCCTGATCCGGGTATTCGGCTCTGTATGGTTCAAGACAATAACGGCAATCTGATCGAGTTTGTCACTCCATTATGAATTCATGAATGAAATAGATCCCAACAGTTGCCGCTGTATCACAAACTGATTAGGGCGGATAGGTGAGAATTTTTTCATCTATCGTTCGAGAAATCATCGTCGTTCATCCATCAATACAGTTGAAACATTGATGTTAGAGGGTGGGTATGTAGCGTAGTAGTTGATCAGCAGTGCGAAACGTTGCGACCAAGTAGCGATCGACACCGATATGAATCTCGCAGATGGAGACGTTGCCGTAGGGATGACCAAGATGACTGTGTACCTTCCTGGCTGACTGATTTCCGCAATGATCTGCCCCGCATTGATGTACCAACCCTGATCATTCATGGCGATGTCGATCGAATTTTGCCGCTTGAGTCCACCGCAGCAAGACTGCCGAAGCTGATTAAAACCAGTCAACTGGTTATCATTCCTGGCGGACCGCACGCCATTAACTGGACTCACGCTGATCAGGTCAACCCCGTGTTATTGGACTTTCTTCAGGGGTGATTATCTATCGAGTCCTTTATCGCTAAAAGGGTTCTAATATGTTTTCTAGACTGATGATAGCGGTTGCAACCACAGTGCTAATGATTGTGACCTCTTGTAGCTTTCCAACGATAGCACCAAGCAAAAGTGCGATTGCTCAAGTGCCAGGTGTCTATCCATTCAAGTTAGGTGATTTCAAAATTACAGCCCTGAGCGACGGCACACTCCCCCAAGATTTACATACGCTGCTGTCAAATACGAACCCAACAGAAACCGATCGCCTGCTTCAGAAAAACTTTCTGACTAATCCTGTCGAGACATCGATTAATGCTTTCCTGCTCGACACTGGAGATCAACAAGTACTCGTGGATACGGGAGCCGGAACCTTTTTTGGTCCAAAACTGGGCGGCAAGCTTCAAACATCGTTAAAGGCAGCAGGCTACACGCCTAACGAGATTGATGCAATTCTTCTGACTCATATTCATACCGATCATAGTGGGGGGCTAGTCGAACAGGGGAAACGGGTGTTTCCTGCCGCCACGCTCTATGTCGGCAAGCCAGATGTCGATTTCTGGTTTGATCGAGCGAATGCCAAACGATTCAACGTTGCTGAAAAGTACTTTGACGAAGCCGCGAAAACTGTCAAACCTTATTTAGATGCAGGCAAGGTGAAATCGTTTTCTGGCAAGACAGCCCTGCTACCGGGAATCACCGCACATCCCACACCCGGACACACTCCTGGTCATAGCTGCTATGTGGCGGCAAGCAAGGGTGAGAGCATCGAGTTTTGGGGCGATATTGTTCACTTTGCTTCGGTGCAATTTCCCAAGCCAGAAATTACAGTTGCTTATGATGTCGATGCCAATGCTGCTGCCGCACAACGCAAAAAACAGTTTGCGAGAGCGGAAGCATCCCGAATTTTGATAGCAGGCGCACATTTGCCCTTTCCCGGCGTTGGACACCTCCGGGCAGCAGATCAAGGTTATGCCTGGGTGCCAGTGGATTACCGCTGGCGTGAACCCTAAAGGATTCATAGCAATGTGAAATGGGCGCTGAATGTTTATACGCCCATTCAGAGCTCAGTAGTGAAGCAGATATTAAAGCGTTAGTAGAGAAATTGTTCCGTGAGTTTTGCACAAGCGGCAACGGGCTATTGCGAAGTTAGGGAGTTACCTCCGCTGAGTGGTATTGAAATTCCGTCACTGTTTATTCTGAATCAAGGAGAGTTAGCACAGATGGAATCTATGAAAGCAGCCATATTAACTGCGTTTGGTGATGCTGAGAAGTTTGAGATTCAAACTATTCCTATACCAACAATGAAGGCGAATCAGGTGTTAGTCAGAGTTTGTGCAACCTCGATTAACCCGGTCGATTATCAAACTCGTCGTGGTGATTACAAGGAACTGGTTCGATTACCCGCCATCCTTGGAGTTGATGTTTCAGGGGTGATTGAGGCAGTTGGCGAAGCTGTGACTGATTTCAAGGTGGGAGACAACGTGTATTACTCGCCGCAAATTTTTGGAGAATTCGGTAGCTACGCTCAGTATCATGTGGCTGATGCAGCGATTGTTGCATTGAAGCCTGCAAATCTATCGCACGTTGAGGCAGCTTCTTTGCCGCTTGCAGGCGGAACGGCTTGGGATTGTCTAGTGACTAGGGGCAATCTACAAGTTGGTGAAACAGTTCTCATTCATGCGGGTGCAGGTGGAGTGGGTTCGATCGCAATTCAACTCGCCAAAGCGATCGGGGCACACGTTTTTACAACATGTAGTTCTAGAAACCGAGATTTCGTGACAGAACTAGGCGCAGATCGGGTGATTGATTACAAAAGTGAAGATTACGTAGAAGTCATTCGTCAAGAAACAAATGGACTGGGTGTAGATTTAGTTCTAGATACGATCGGCGGAGAAACCATTCAGCGTAGTCTAGAAATCATTCGTCCCTTTGGTAGGCTTACAAGCATTGTAGACATTGCAGTACCGCAATCGCTTCTTGAAGCATGGGGCAAGAATCTGACGATTCATTTTGTTTTTTCACCCCAGTACCGAGCAAAATTAGAGGCTTTGACAAAACTAATCGAGCGTCATCAGCTTCGCCCAGTGATTGATTCAGTATGGTCCTGGGATCAGGTTGTTCTGGCACATCAGCGTCTAGAGCAGGGAGGAACACGGGGAAAAATTGTGCTGAAGTTCACAGAAAGTGCAGCACGGCTGTAACGTTGTTTTACCTTTCAAACCATTCTAGAACGAGGTGGATTTTATTTGTTGCTATACCACTTTCCTAGCCTTCATTCGTGCAGAGGAATTATGTCTCAAAACTATCAAGAACAATCCCTCAATCAAAAGTAACTCTCTCAAGAGATCAATGAAGATGGAGTAGCAATGAGGAACGAAGCGATTGCTGAAGAATTGAGCACAGAAGAACTTACTGGTGTTTCTGGTGGTGTAAATGAGGAACGTAGTGATTTAATCAATCAAGATTTTGCACACCATCCACTTTCAAGAGAGACCAACCCGTTTGAACCCGGTACAGCATTTCCTGTCCCACCTCGTCCAGAGGATTCCCTATAAGTGCTATGCAACCCCAAATTTTAGTCATTGAAAATGACTTAGAAACGGCTCAAATTATAGAGTTGGAGTTGACATATGAGAACTATCAGGTCAGATTGGTGCAGGATGGAGTAGCCGGTTTAGTTGAAGCTCGACAACACAATCCAAATCTACTGATTTTAGGTTGGGAACTACCAGGAGTGTCTTGCTTAGATATCTGTCAACGTTTACGCTCTACACAGAATAGTCTGCCCATCTTAGTTTTGACTGCGGGAGATCAAGTAGGGGATCGCATTGCTAGTTTAGAGGCGGGTGCAGATAGCTGTTTAACCAAACCCATTAACCTTGGTGAATTGGTTGCTACTGTTCGCGCATTGTTACGACGTGTGCAACCGCAAAAGCCTCACATTCTGGAGTTCAATAATCTTGTGTTAGACCGCAAGGCACGACAAGTTTATTACAACTCTCAGCAGATTGAGTTGACAGCAAAGGAATTCAATTTGTTAGAGTATTTGATGGCTCATTCTAAGAAAGTATTGACCCGTGAGCAAATTTTGACAAATGTTTGGGGATATGACTTTATGGGAGACTCCAACATTGTTGAGGTTTACATTCGCTACTTGCGCCTTAAATTAGAGTCTCGCCAAATGAACCGATTGATCCACACTGTACGTGGTGTGGGGTATATATTGCGAAGTTAAGCCATGAGAAAAATTTTAGAATTCATTTGACAAGCCTTAATAAAGTCACTACAAAGAATCACAGACTGTATCTACGTAATTATTTGCAGACTTGAAGTAGAGAAAGTTATGTTTAACTGTACATGTTTGTTTCAATACGCTTAATTTACAACTAAATAATAATTCCTTAATTAACTGCCCCTGACCAGGGGCGATCGCCATTTCCTTATCCTTCTCCGTCACATCGATATACCGCTGCAACGCCGACAGGCTCTTGTGCCCAGAGATGGACTGAATCTAAGTACTGGACAAAAGCTTGCAAAGACTGAGTAAGAGAGGGTTTCATGGGAATTACCACATTCATCCACAAAACCCTCATGAACCAGATTACTCTAATCCAAAAAGCATTGCAGCCCCACTTGCGGTGGCACAGAGCACGAGTCGCTTTTCTCGCACTGTTCTTGGTCGCCTTGTTTCGGGTCAAAACAGTAAACTTGACCCAACTGGCAACTGCATTCATGGGTCAAGCCAAACTCGAATCAAACTACAAACGCCTGCAACGGTTTTTGGGTGAGTTTGAGTTGGATTATCATCGCATCGCCTACTTCGTGGTTGACCTGATGGACATCCCTCAACCCTGGGTATTGTCTGTAGACCGGACAACTTGGGAGTTTGGTGATTGTGTTCACAATATCCTGATGCTGGGGGTCGTTCACCAGGGCGTTGCCTTTCCCCTGCTGTGGTGGATGCTGGATAAAAAAGGCAACTCCAATACTGATGAGCGGATTGATTTATTGGAAGAGTTTTTTCAGGTGTTTCCCGAGGTTGAAGTGGAATACCTGACGGCAGACCGGGAGTTTCTGGGACAGGATTGGTTTGGGTATTTGTTAGAGCAGGGCTGCGTTGAATTCCGCATTCGGATTCGGGAAAGCGACAAACTAGAGAAGGGTCGTCAATCGCTGAAAGCTAAAGTCGTCTTCAGTCCTCTCAAGGTTGGACAACAACAAGTGTTACGTCATCGTCGTCAGGTTTGGGGACATTGGGTTTACGTCAGTGCTTTACGGCTTGAGGATGGGAAATTGTTGATTGTCGTCACCAACCATCGTCCCCATTGTGCCATTGCGGATTACGGTAAAAGGTGGGCGATTGAAACCCTGTTCGGTTGTCTGAAAACCCGAGGATTTTGTTTAGAGTCTACTCATCTGAAGGACCCGGAGCGTCTCAGTCGGATGATCGCGCTCCTGACCATTGCTTTATGTTGGGCATTCCGCACGGGGGAATGGCTAGCCGAACAAAAGACAATTCCAATCAAAAAACATGGACGTAGAGCCAAGAGTATCTTTCGCTATGGTTTCGACCACCTGCGTCAAATACTACTGAATCTGGAGGTGTTCGCCGATGAGTTTTTCCACGTTCTGCAATTTTTGTCCTGTACTTAG includes:
- a CDS encoding zinc-dependent alcohol dehydrogenase family protein, which codes for MSFAQAATGYCEVRELPPLSGIEIPSLFILNQGELAQMESMKAAILTAFGDAEKFEIQTIPIPTMKANQVLVRVCATSINPVDYQTRRGDYKELVRLPAILGVDVSGVIEAVGEAVTDFKVGDNVYYSPQIFGEFGSYAQYHVADAAIVALKPANLSHVEAASLPLAGGTAWDCLVTRGNLQVGETVLIHAGAGGVGSIAIQLAKAIGAHVFTTCSSRNRDFVTELGADRVIDYKSEDYVEVIRQETNGLGVDLVLDTIGGETIQRSLEIIRPFGRLTSIVDIAVPQSLLEAWGKNLTIHFVFSPQYRAKLEALTKLIERHQLRPVIDSVWSWDQVVLAHQRLEQGGTRGKIVLKFTESAARL
- a CDS encoding IS4 family transposase is translated as MNQITLIQKALQPHLRWHRARVAFLALFLVALFRVKTVNLTQLATAFMGQAKLESNYKRLQRFLGEFELDYHRIAYFVVDLMDIPQPWVLSVDRTTWEFGDCVHNILMLGVVHQGVAFPLLWWMLDKKGNSNTDERIDLLEEFFQVFPEVEVEYLTADREFLGQDWFGYLLEQGCVEFRIRIRESDKLEKGRQSLKAKVVFSPLKVGQQQVLRHRRQVWGHWVYVSALRLEDGKLLIVVTNHRPHCAIADYGKRWAIETLFGCLKTRGFCLESTHLKDPERLSRMIALLTIALCWAFRTGEWLAEQKTIPIKKHGRRAKSIFRYGFDHLRQILLNLEVFADEFFHVLQFLSCT
- a CDS encoding response regulator transcription factor, which translates into the protein MQPQILVIENDLETAQIIELELTYENYQVRLVQDGVAGLVEARQHNPNLLILGWELPGVSCLDICQRLRSTQNSLPILVLTAGDQVGDRIASLEAGADSCLTKPINLGELVATVRALLRRVQPQKPHILEFNNLVLDRKARQVYYNSQQIELTAKEFNLLEYLMAHSKKVLTREQILTNVWGYDFMGDSNIVEVYIRYLRLKLESRQMNRLIHTVRGVGYILRS
- a CDS encoding alpha/beta hydrolase; amino-acid sequence: MRPSSDRHRYESRRWRRCRRDDQDDCVPSWLTDFRNDLPRIDVPTLIIHGDVDRILPLESTAARLPKLIKTSQLVIIPGGPHAINWTHADQVNPVLLDFLQG
- a CDS encoding MBL fold metallo-hydrolase, whose protein sequence is MFSRLMIAVATTVLMIVTSCSFPTIAPSKSAIAQVPGVYPFKLGDFKITALSDGTLPQDLHTLLSNTNPTETDRLLQKNFLTNPVETSINAFLLDTGDQQVLVDTGAGTFFGPKLGGKLQTSLKAAGYTPNEIDAILLTHIHTDHSGGLVEQGKRVFPAATLYVGKPDVDFWFDRANAKRFNVAEKYFDEAAKTVKPYLDAGKVKSFSGKTALLPGITAHPTPGHTPGHSCYVAASKGESIEFWGDIVHFASVQFPKPEITVAYDVDANAAAAQRKKQFARAEASRILIAGAHLPFPGVGHLRAADQGYAWVPVDYRWREP
- a CDS encoding VOC family protein translates to MTISTQTSSTLGSNPLSSMQIDHVCLNVPNYEETLQWYQEKLDATIEHEWTVGVFPDLKLAYLSVYGFRIEIIGSTQSQLGMPIATNLGEGLRTTGIGHFCFRVQDVDAVLAELNRRGVKTFLELASFPDPGIRLCMVQDNNGNLIEFVTPL